The following nucleotide sequence is from Deltaproteobacteria bacterium.
TGCGGCTGCGGCCTCCGCTGCCGCGGCCGGTCAATATCGACTGCATGGCGGTGAACTATATGGAGGATGGCACACGCAAGGAGCCGGCGCCGATCAACGCCTTTCATAAATCGCCGAGTGCGATCATCGGCGCCGGCGACACAATGATTCTGCCCGACGTGCCGGCGACGATTTTCGAAGGCGAAGCGGAGCTGGCCTTGGTCATCGGCAAGCGTGCGCAAAACGTTGCGGCGGCGCAGGCGCTGGATTACATTTTTGGCTACATTAATTTTATCGACGGCTCGGCGCGCGGCCTGCCGCCGAGCGGCAACACTTTTTACCAGATGAAATCGCGCGCGACGTTTTGCCCGATCGGGCCCTATTTGGTGACCAAGGATGAGATCGCCGATCCGCACCAGCTCCAGGTGCAGCTGTGGAACAACGGCACGCTGATGCAGAACTACAACACCAGCGACATGGCGCATAAGATTCCGCGCTGCATCGAGTGGGTAAGCTCGATCCATCCGCTGGAGCCCGGCGACATTCTGGCGCTTGGCACCAATCACCGCGGACTGAACGCTTTTCAGGATGGCGATTTGATCGAGCTTGAAACCGGGCCGCTGGGCAGGTTGCATGTGAAGATCCGCGATGACTTGAAACGCACCTGGGCGCGCGAGACGCGGCTGCAGCGCCACGAGAAGGGCCTCGACGGCAACACGCC
It contains:
- a CDS encoding fumarylacetoacetate hydrolase family protein — its product is MKLCFFDDFKLGVVEGDSVVDVTDAVRAIPHLGPHDLINGLIERFAEYRAALEKAAQGQGKPVSSVRLRPPLPRPVNIDCMAVNYMEDGTRKEPAPINAFHKSPSAIIGAGDTMILPDVPATIFEGEAELALVIGKRAQNVAAAQALDYIFGYINFIDGSARGLPPSGNTFYQMKSRATFCPIGPYLVTKDEIADPHQLQVQLWNNGTLMQNYNTSDMAHKIPRCIEWVSSIHPLEPGDILALGTNHRGLNAFQDGDLIELETGPLGRLHVKIRDDLKRTWARETRLQRHEKGLDGNTPQRTGKYAKP